The Rattus rattus isolate New Zealand chromosome 16, Rrattus_CSIRO_v1, whole genome shotgun sequence genomic interval acactcatatacacactcacacaaaaacacactcatatacatactcacacacatttatacactcactcatgcacatcatacacactcacacatttatgcacattcatacatttataaacactcacacatacacaaatttatacactcacacactcatacacacacacacactcatacacacactcacactcacacacacacactcacactcatacacacacacagacacacacacacacacacacacacactcccagagaTTCTCCTGAAAGGACAGGCTTCCTCTTCGCAGCCTCTCCGAGTCTGACCCCATGGTTTTGGCTCGCTGGTGATGACCCAGGGTGTTACTGGTCACTTTCCCCTCAAGTCATCTTACATCTCAATTGCTGGCTCAGTAAGCAGAATTAGCAGCTGCCTCACTTCTCAGTTTCCCCAGACAGAAAGCTGGCCTGATCCAGGATGCAGTAAGATCCCAGAGGAGCATGCCAGATGGTGCAGAGAACCAGAGGTCTGGTGATATTTTCCCTTCACGGTTATTGTGAGAAACCTGCATctcactggctgtgtgacctggggGAGGTGGCTTCACCTCTCTGgactatgataaataaatatgaaggtGGATGTGGTGACCAGGAGCTGTAAGCACTAAGCAGGCTAAGGCAGAAAGATATCAAATTACCACCCAATCTGAGCCACATAGAAGACCCAGCCAAGTTAACCCGAAACCTGCTGAACTAGGGCCCAGTGTATGATCAGTGCTACGTCGTAGATGCGAGCCTCGACTCTGAAATCAGAGTATGAAAGCCGGGTCATAGCCAAAGTCCTAGGCTGGAATCCCAGCTCTGTCGCTGAAGGACACAGAGTCAGGCAAGTCGCACTGTGCCTCAGTTCTCCAGCTACAAAATGGAAACACTTAAAAGTCCCTTCCTCGAAGGCTTTTGGGAGGATTTGATGAAAGGGCAGGAAGTTCAAAGTGTCAAAGGTAGAAGAAAGTGATGCCTGGGTCTTCTAGTCACGAGATCTGAGGCCTTAAAGAGAGACTACAAGGCCTGGGGTTTGATTCAAGTGGTGAATGCTGGCCTAGCCCACACCAGGCCTTGGGCTCCATTTGCAGACTCTCGTCATCCCAGCGTTTAAGAAAggtcgggagttcaaggtcaccgtCTGCTGTATCACGAGCTCAGGGTTTGCCTGTGCtatgtgagagacagaaagggagagggggtgcTGGGTAAGGGAGATGCACAAGCCACCATAGATGTTCAGTCCCCACTGCTGTCGCGCCCCGCCCCACTTCCTGGTTCCAGGTAGAATGGCCTTCGAGAAACTTTCAATGAAAATGTGCATAGAAacctgggagggaagaagaaagcccTTTAGGACGCATCCTCCAAAGAGGCTCACCCATAAATCAATACAGCTCAGcaacacacgaacacacaccaCAATGCCCACCCAAAGCCGCACGCGCCCAGCCAGAGACCGCACCACTCCCATCCTATCCGGCCCGCTGAagagccccgccccgccccccccccgcgCTCCCCTTGCCTGGTCCCAGGCAAGGCCAGATTTCTCCCTGTTCATCCATCATACAGGGTGGCTCGCCTCATAATTAGCTGCAGGCTCACTCGGCCCCTCCCAGCTGCAGTCTATGCCCAGCCATGACGTCAGCTTAAGTCTTCTGTCACAGTGAGCTCATCCTGCATCGCGTAGGGGCCACCCAGGTACTGGGGGGGGGGCGCATCAAGGCAGGACAGGGGGCCCCTCTTCCCACTGGAACAAAAGCCATGGGTCTCATCCCACCCACTCAGTACAGATCTAAGATTCAAACTGATCGGCATTTCCACCAGGGTTCCTGACACAGGCCATCTGTATGCACGGGCCACGTatttcctcatctgaaaaacGGGTTAACAGTAACAAAGACCGTTGTGAGCATTTCCCGACATGCCTGCATCGTCTCACCCCCGAGGGAGATACACAGGAGTGATCCTTCTCAGTATCGTCATTTTGAGTAAAGAATGTCCTGTGAGGACATTTTTCTATCAAAACAGCTTCTCAACCTGGGACTCATGCCCAGTGCAAAAAGAAAGCAGAACTGGGACCCCAATACTTtcaaagggaaaatgtcaagctTCCTACCTGTTGAGGATTGGAACCCCAAACCCAAGGCACCTGTAGGCTAAAAGATTCCTAAATTCATTTTTTCCAAGCAGAATGGAAGAGTAGGCGTTTCTAGAAATGGTTCTTCCCAGATCTGAGCTTCCAGAACATCCCACCTGGAGAACAGAGCATCTAGACATTTGCTATtattcagaggagagagagaaacccagCCTGGTGCTAGCTGAcaggggaggctgaagcagggaattcacaagttcaaggccagcctaagctgaGAGTGaagtcaaggtcagcctagggAGACTAATAAGAAgctacttgaaaataaataaggaaataaaagggtCTCTTTACCTGCTTGCATAaccccacttacacacacacacacacaccatacatcacacacacacacgaaccatacatcacatatacacacacacacacatcgtacatcatacacacacatcatatatcacacacacacaggcacacgcacatcatacctcacacacacacatcatacatcacacacacacataaacatacgcacacacatcatacatcacacacacaccatacatcacatatacacacacatacacatatcgtacatcatatacacatattatatatcacacacacaggcacacacacatcatacctcacacacacatcatacatcacatacacacacagatacacacacaaacacatacacacacacacatacacacacatatcatacatcacaccatacacacatatacacacacacacacacatcatacatcatacacacacatcatatatcacacacacacacgcacacacacatcatacctcacacacacacatcatacatcacatacacacacacacacacaaacacgcatacacacacacacattacagatTAGGATTCCCCCTATGAGGCATAGCATGGTAGGATGACATAGTAACATCTAGAAAGAACATCAAGACAGGGCCATCTTAGGTAATGAGGAAGGATAGATGTAGGCAAAGGACACATAAGTCATGGAAgaggttaaaaaaatttttccccTAGTTTCCACCCCATGAtcgactttttttttcttctgtatggtGGAGCTGTGGATAAAGCTGCGACTGATAGTAAAACACATAAGAAAGCTTCAGCGTGGCTGTTCTGAGTACGGAGTTCACAAAGTGGGGCTCCAGGGCGTGGCTGTTCTGTGTACAGGGGTTTGCCGAGATGGAAAGCATTCGGGACTGAGCAGGTGTTCGAGTGGCTATTAGCTAGCTTCAACCTgttgtgtgatgtttttatttgtgaacCCACCTCGATAAGTGATTttacagagggaggagggttgaAGGTGCAGCTCGCTCTGTGGTGAAATGCTTTCCAGCATGTATAAGGCAGtcaataaaaaaaagggggggctggggatttagctcagtggtagagtgcttgcctagcaagcacaaggccctgggttcggtccccagctccgaaaaaaagaaaaaagaaaaaaaaaaaaggtttctgatGACTTATGACTGTTTACTCTCCTGCCGAATGGGACAGTGGTAAGCTCGCAGCTCTCAGTGCGCAGAGGGGGAGGATTCCACCAGCTAATGTTTACGAAGCACTTAAGAGCAAACATTATGCAACCAATAGGTTGAAAGTCGAAAGCCTAAAAGCATAGACTCCTCTGCAAAGTCTATGACCTCATGCATTCCTGATGACGCGTCCCAGAGCAGgctcctctcctgccccactcccTCAGGTGGAAAACGTGCGACTCAGGCATGCCTTGGAGTAATATTGCCGCTGAGAGAAATTCTTCCCTTGCCCAAACTTCAGGCAGACTCCTCCTCGGAGGCCCAGGGGTGCGTTCTCTTCACCCGGTTTTAACAAGAACACGTCAGTTCAGCCGCAACCCCCGTAATTCCATGTGTGATCACCCCCTCCCGTGCCTGATCAGTTGCTCTTCCTCCATTGACTTTCAAAGCGAGGTCTGGCCACCCGAGTCTATCCATAGAGGAATTCAGTTAGATCCATTTATCTGGAATTCCCTCTGGTCCCTGAATTCCCCTCAGTCATTTCCCATCCGTTGACCCCCATTCTGCCTCCAGGCTGTGAATCCCCAGTGGCTCGGGCCGTGCTAGAAGTTGATCTCCATCTGTTTTCTCACCCCAAGACCTACCTACCCCAATAGACTCTGCCTGACAACGTCCTGCTTTTCATAACTTAaactgtcatttaaaaaacaaacatcattCTCAGAAGTCTGAGGGCTGTAAGACTTGGGCCATACTGTAAGAGGGGATTCCGTGTGCTTCTCGATCCAATGAGGGGGTCATCTCTCCTCTTCTATGAGTCCCCAGAGTGGGAGGCAAGACAGAACACGTCTGAGGATGGTATTTCCAGAGTGTGACCTGAGCCCTCAGCCAGGCGGAGGGTTATTAATAGTCTGGTTTTAGTGCCCTGCACTGGTGCCTAGAGTGGACGctgctggaggcagagggagggcgGGGCAGAGCCGAGCAGGAGGAGGAGATCGTGCCTGAGAGGCTGGCTGGACCCGGACGCTACGGCCCCTCCCAGCTTCCCACCCGCTCCCGGAGCCCAGTTGTTCTCTCAGCGGATTCTCAGGGACTGGTTCATCACCTTTGAATACTCCTGTGACAGGAGGCGCTTGCAAAacccgcccccagcccccagcagcaAATAAATAGAAGGCTCCCAGCCCAGAAGCCAGGAGAAGTTTCTAGGCGCGTGAGTTCCCGAGCTTTTATTAAACTCCTGGCTGCGCTCAAGACCTCAGCAGGCTTTGGCTGGGAGCCGGGGCAGCCTGGGAGGAGGGCAGTCGGTGGCTTGCTGATAGCCTGGTGAAGTGGGACTGAGAGAGGCCCTCTGGGATTCTGCTGGGCCCGATTAGGTGGTCACCTTTGTGAACCAGGACCCCAGTCAATTCTGGGCAGCGGATGTTTGGGCTTGTGGCTAAAGGAAGATCAGCATTTTCTGAAGTGGAGAACTAAACTCTGAAAGCCATCTCAAGCCACATCaccttgctgtgtgacctttggGTAGGTGGCTCcgtctctctgagcctctgtttccCCCTCTAAGCTCAACAAACACCATGGCTGACGGGCAATTGCCTTTCCCGTGCTCCTACCCAAGCCGCTTGCGCCGAGACCCCTTTCGGGACTCACCGCTCTCTTCCCGCCTGCTGGACGATGGCTTTGGCATGGACCCCTTCCCAGACGACTTGACAGCCCCTTGGCCCGAGTGGGCTTTGCCTCGGCTCtcctctgcctggcctggaaccctAAGGTCTGGCATGGTACCCCGAGGGCCTACAGCCACAGCCAGGTTTGGGGTACCTGCTGAGGGTAGGAACCCCCCACCCTTCCCTGGGGAGCCCTGGAAAGTGTGTGTCAACGTGCACAGCTTCAAGCCAGAAGAACTGATGGTAAAGACCAAGGATGGATACGTGGAAGTGTCAGGTGAGTGACAGGCTGGCAGGgtcgtgcctctgtgtgtgtgtgtgtgtgtgtgtgtgtgtgtgtgtgtgtgtgtgttgtgttgtgttctcCCACGCCCGTGCTCCTATGCGCTCGCTCCCAGGTTCATCCCAGAAAGAGCTTCAGGAGAAGGGACTTGTGACAGACAACATGGCTCAGGTGACCTCAGGTCCCAAGAATGCAACCCACAATGTTATCTTCAGAGACAAGTGTTTCTCAATGGGTGACAGAATGAGCGTGAATGTGATGGAGTAGCTGGGGTCCTCAGGACACTGTGCCCCACCCGAGAGCCGGCAGAAGCCAGGCTAGATGTTTCAATGTGGACAATTTAATATAAAGACCAGATGAATGCACGCAGGACTTCTGAAGTCACAGGGAGAGGGGTTAGCACACTCCAAAGCCAGGGGCACAGGAGCCAGGGTCAATGCAGTCACCAGACGAGGAGACAAAAGCTGGGGTGGCAATGTCAGCAGTAGAGACCTTATCCTAGGTGGAGAGCTGTCTGCCAGGCACCACGCCGAATCGTGTTCTCAGTGCCAGACAGCACCTGTGTTAGTATAACCAGAGGACATGGCTGGTGCGTCCACATCTCCCTTTTGTActttaggaaactgaggcacagagaggtttgCATAGTTTGCTCAAAGCAACAAAGGGTGCCAACCCAGGTTGCCTTGGGAATTGGGGTggaagggaatatatatatatatatatgaatatatatatgaatgaatgaatgacagtcATCCCGACTGTCTACTCCCCTCTTGCAGCTGAGGAGGCCCAGTCCCAGGCCATACAATGAGTCAGCAAAAAGACCAGAGCAGAGCTTAGGCCTGGTCACCATGCTAGGCCCAGGGCTTTCCTTACCCCATTGCACTCTGGGAGAAAGAATACATACACAGGGGGcaaaagaggagacaggaagcttGGCCCCTGGTAAGCCGGGCCTCAGCAAAGCTTTCTCTTGCCTCCCTCCCAATTAACAGGCCATTAAAAGGAGCTTGTTCTTGGCAGAGGCCTGTCAGCCAGGCAATCAATAACCGCCACTCTGTAAGCATTATCTGGGCAGGGACAAGCCCGTGCAGTGTGCGAGGCGGTGTCTTAAAGTCTCTCCGAGTACAACTGTAAACATCAAACGCCGTGGGTGTGGGAGTGGTGGGGCAGGCGGCACTCAGGGGCGCGTGCTGACGTGGGTGTGGGCTCTCTGCACTGGCTGGCGAGCCAACCCTCGCTAGCCAACGGgacggctccttttctcttcgGCTGTCTCGTTCCTTTTCTGGGCAACGAGCTCCCTCCCCGTGGGTCCTCGGGAAGGATGGCGGTAGCCCCAACATATCTTTTATCTATATGGTACATGCGCAGATGGTGCTCAGGGTTCGGACGGTGAGTTTGTTCTTGTTAACAGCAGCCACAGCGGTGGCTGTGGTACGGGCACCTGGGAAGGTCCTAGTAATAACACGTGACAAACATTCTtcgagacctgggttcaaatcccagccctcCTGTGGGGTAGCAGCACGGTTGCAGACTAGGAAGTCTCTTCGTCCCTCTGAGCCTCAGTGTTCCCATCTGCGCAGTGGGAATCGGGACCATTCCTGTCAGGCAAGGCTAATGGGAAGGTGTAGTGAACGCAGACGATCTATCTAGAGTGTCAGTGAAATGGAGTTAATAGCGCGTCCTGCTGACCGAGCCCGTCACCACCCCGCCCTGGTTGTTTTAATTATGGTTGTTTAATCCAGAGGCTCCCAGATCACCCACACCCTgcagtctcttctccatccccATTAGAAGGTACTCCTTAACAGGTGGAGTCTGGCAGCCACAGGCTGAGATCTCAGCCACGGACCTTAGTGATCCTGAGGTTCCGGGTGTGCCCCAGACCCCCGATGTCTCTGTCTGTGAGACGGGAACACTGGAAactaacacacaaaataaaccatgTCCACGATGCGCAGCTAGACTGTGGCCCCAGCTCCACAGACTCCGAGCCCGCAGAGAGTGAACGATGAcaaagctttcttttctctcatgaaAGGGGTTTGAGAATTAAGATCCGGGGCTCCCTG includes:
- the Hspb8 gene encoding heat shock protein beta-8, with amino-acid sequence MADGQLPFPCSYPSRLRRDPFRDSPLSSRLLDDGFGMDPFPDDLTAPWPEWALPRLSSAWPGTLRSGMVPRGPTATARFGVPAEGRNPPPFPGEPWKVCVNVHSFKPEELMVKTKDGYVEVSGKHEEKQQEGGIVSKNFTKKIQLPAEVDPVTVFASLSPEGLLIIEAPQVPPYSPFGESSFNSELPQDNQEVTCS